The genomic window CCAATACTGCCTACGTATTTGTCAAATTCGGATTTATAATCGATAAACTGACTGCCAAAAAGAACTAGGCCAATTAGAATAACATCACTGATAATTACACCAACGGCCAAGGAAAACCCGGCTTTGAAGCCCCTCTCTATGCTGGTTTTGATCATTGCAAAAAATACCGGCCCTGTTAAAAACGACGAAATAATCCCTGCTCCTATACCTAGTAATATGGCTTCAAACATGCATTGTATTGTTTATAATATGCGAATATGCAACTTTATACCTAAACATTTAACATTTATTTTTGTTGCATAGGTTGCATAAAATTTACTGGTTTTCATTTTTTTTTATTTATGTTTAGAGCCACTAAAACTAAATTTAAAAAATGAGTTCAGAACAAACACAAACCAAGTGGGGGCAGTTTATTCCTTTGGTTACGGTATTCTTTTTCTGGGGCTTTGTAGCCGCCAGTAATGACATTTTAATACCGGTATTTAAAAAAGCTTTTGATTTATCGCAAGCCGAAAGTCAATTGGTTTCATTGGCATTTTATATTGCTTATACAGTGGGTGCTTTAATTTATAACGGTATTTCTGTTATAATAGGACAAGATATTGTAAACAAACTGGGTTATAAAAATTCGCTTGCGCTTGGTCTGGTTATTTCGGCACTTGGAACCTTATTGTTTTATCCTGCAGCAAACATGCATTCATTTCCTTTAATGCTTTCAGGCTTATTTATTGTAGCATTAGGTTTCTCCTTACAGCAGACTGTTGCAAATCCATTAGCTATTGCATTAGGACCAATTAAAACAGGTTCGCAACGTTTAACGCTTGCCGGTGGGATTAATAACTTTGGTACAACCATTGGACCACTTATTGTAAGTTTTGCTATTTTTGGTTCTGCGGCAAATGCAACTACAAATATTAGTATAGAAAGCGTTAAAATTCCATATCTGATTTTAGGAGTTGCTTTTATTGCCGTTGCTGTTTTCTTAAAAATGTCATCGTTGCCTGATCGACCTGCTTTGGTTGAAGCTGTGGTTGAGGATACTAAATCGATTAAGGGATCTGCTTTGCAATATCCGCAATTGGTTTTAGGTATGATTGCCATATTTGTTTATGTGGGTGTTGAGGTATCTACCGCAAGTAATCTACCAGCTTATATGGAGAAAGATTTAGGCTTTGCCATTAAAGATATTGCCCCTTATATCTCTTTATATTGGGCAAGTATGATGATTGGTCGTTGGACAGGTGCTGTTGAAGCTTTTACTGATAATATCAGCACACAAAAAGTATTGCGTTTTATTGCACCATATTTAGCTTTTGGTATTTTCTTAGCTGTAAATGCCATTGCAAAACATGATCTTGCTCCATTTTATGTATACGGTTTGATTATATTGGTGTTAATTGCTGCTGATATGGCGAGTAAAGGTAACCCGGCCCGCATGTTGCTAATTTTTTCGGCAATAGGTATTACTGCGTTGTTAATCGGAATGTTTACTAAAGGAATGATAAGTGTTTATGCCATTACCAGTGTAGGTTTATTCTGTAGCACTTTATGGCCTTGTATTTTTACTTTGGCTGTAAGTGGTTTAGGTAAGCACACCAGTCAGGGAAGTAGCTTCTTAATTATGATGATTATGGGGGGTGGTATTATTAGCTGGGCACAAGGTGCTGTATCAGAATTTACAGGTATTCAATACAGTTATGTTGTAGGGATTATCTGTTTTGCTTACTTGGCATTCTATGCCTGGAAAGTGGCTGGAATATTAAGATCACAAGGAATAAATTTTGATCAAAAAATTTCTGGCGGACATTAATTTTTAATAAAGTAATTTTGCAGCCACAGAGATTTATTTCTTTGTGGCTTTTTTGATTTTTATAATGGCAGATAAACCAAGTTTCGATTCGATATTTATGAACCTTGCCACCGATTTGGCAGCCCGTTCGCATTGCGTACGTGCCCATGTAGGTGCAGTGCTCACTAAAGATACCCGTATTATTTCTATCGGCTATAATGGCCCACCAGCTGGTACCCACAATTGCGATGAGGAATGGCCTGAGCATGGCTGTGCGCGTGATAGTAAGGGGAGTTGTTCTTTAGCCTTACACGCTGAGGAGAATGCAATTCTGTATGCTTCTAAAAACGGTTCGAAAATAGAGGGCTGTACTTTATATACCACCTTATCGCCTTGTATCGCCTGCGCAAGGTTGATTTTATCTTCAGGAATTAAGTTGGTATATTATTCGAAATCGTACGCGGCTTACAAAGGTTTGCCAAGCGACGAAGGCGTAGATTTTTTACGGAAATTTGGCGTTGAGGTGGTTTTAATGGAATCTTAAAGGTTCAGTGGTTCATTAGCTACTAGTTCATTGGTGACTGCAAGTTTTATATCAGCTCATAAAAGTTTATATCTACACATAATTCAATTTCATCTTGACAACTTGACAAGTTTTACTTATATTTGATTATAAATCTATAAGCCATGAAAACAATGTCTGTTGGAGAATTTAAAGCTCACTTTTCTGAAGTACTTGAAGATGTTAAGGCAGGTATTGGTATTGCCGTAACTTATGGAAGAAAAAAAGTGGTTATTGGCTATTTTCTTCCAGAATCAGGTAAAAGTAAAACTAAAAGAAAATTGGGTCCTTTAGAAGGTAAGGCTAAAGTGATTTTTAACGACGATTTTGCCATGACAGATGAAGAGCTGCTAGGTCTATGATTTACTTGTTAGATACACATGTGTTTTTGTGGACGATAGTTGATCCGAAAAAGCTTTCAGAAAAGGCAATTTCTATAATTGAAAATAACGAAAATACAATTTTTATTAGTGCCATTAGTCTCTGGGAAATATCGCTTAAATATGCCCTTGGTAAACTCAATCTCATTGGTTTAGAACCTAATGAATTGATGAGGCAAGCAAAAGATTTGGGTTTTGACTTAATGCCAGTTTCGCCAGAATCAGCAGCAAGTCATTATCAGTTAAATGCTACCTGGCATAGAGACCCTTTTGATAGGATGTTAATATGGCAGGCTATTCAAAAAGAGATAACCTTAATTAGCAAGGATGAAAATATTAGTAAATACCAATCTGCAGGATTAAAGGTTGTTTGGTGATTATTGTTCACTGGTTCATTTGTCATTAGTTCATTGGTGATGGCAAGTAGTTTACTGGTTAATTGTATAAATCAGTTAATCGACTTCGGACTTCTGACTACCGACTTCGGACTTTCTAGTTATACTGGTTAATCGGTTAATTGTTTAAATCGGTTAATCGGCTCCAAACGCCAGACGCTCAACTCCAAACTGACTTCGGACTCCTGACTGCCGACTCCGGACTTTTTTAAGCTAAAAATCTCAAATCTCCGGCTTTAAATCTCATATCTAATTGGTACCTTTGCGGATGCAAGAAAAAATCATTATCGTCGATTTTGGTTCGCAATTTACACAACTCATCGCTCGTAGGGTTCGCGAACTAAATATTTACTGTGAAATATATCCATACAACAATCTTCCTGAGGTTACGCCTGATGTAAAAGGAGTTATTTTTTCGGGTAGTCCATTCTCTGTTCGTCAGGAAGATGCGCCTCAGATCGATTTATCGAAATACCATTTAAAATTTCCTTTATTGGCTGTTTGTTATGGCGCACAATACATCGCTCAGCATTCTAACGGTTCTGTCCAAGCATCTTCTACACGAGAATATGGCCGTGCTAACCTGAATTTTGTAAACCAGGAGAATAAATTATTTAAAGGCATTAACATCGGTTCACAAGTTTGGATGAGCCATGGCGATACCATTACCGATATTCCAGCAGATTTTGAGCTGATTGCCAGTACCGATAGCGTAAAAGTGGCAGCTTACCATATTAAAGATTCAGATACTTATGCCATCCAGTTTCACCCTGAGGTAACGCACAGTATTGATGGGAAAATCCTTTTAGAAAACTTCTTGGTTGACATTTGCGGATGCAGCCAGGACTGGACTTCTGCTGCTTTTGTTGAAACCACAATTGCCGATATTAAAGCTACTGTAGGTAACGATAAAGTTGTTTTGGCACTTTCAGGTGGTGTTGACAGTAGTGTTGCTGCGGTACTATTGCATAAAGCCATCGGTACAAACCTACACTGTATATTTGTTGATAATGGTTTATTGCGTAAAAACGAATATGAAAGTGTTTTAGAGCAGTATAAAGATTTTGGCTTAAATATTAAAGGCGTTGATGCTAAAGACAAATTCTTGGGCCAATTGGCCGGAGTAGAAGATCCGGAAACCAAACGTAAAATTATTGGCCGTGTATTTATCGAAGTTTTCGACGAAGAATCTCACCTGATCCAAGATGTAAAGTGGTTGGCCCAAGGTACAATCTATCCTGATATTATTGAATCGGTTTCGGTTAAAGGGCCGTCGGCAACCATTAAATCGCACCATAATGTAGGTGGTTTGCCAGATTTTATGAAACTTAAAGTAGTAGAGCCACTTAAAACTTTGTTTAAAGATGAAGTAAGGAGAGTAGGTACCACTTTAGGATTAGAATCGTTCATTTTAGGCCGTCACCCATTTCCGGGCCCAGGCCTGGGTATCCGCATTATCGGAGAGGTTACTCCAGAAAAGGTTGCCATTTTACAAGATGCCGATAAAATTTATATCGATAATTTAAAAGAAGCAGGCCTCTATGATAAAGTATGGCAGGCAGGCGCTATCTTCTTACCGGTAAGATCGGTTGGCGTGATGGGCGATGAGCGTACCTACGAAAATGTAATTGCATTAAGGGCGGTTGAATCACTTGATGGGATGACTGCAGATTGGTGCCATTTACCTTATCCGGTATTGGCTAAAATCTCAAACGAGATCATCAATAAAGTTAAAGGGATCAATAGAGTGGTATACGATATCAGCTCTAAACCACCTGCAACTATCGAGTGGGAATAGTTTTTAGTTCAGAGTCCTGAGTCGTTAGTCCGGAGTCGATATACAAATAATATGCTTATGCTAGCAAGGTGGAATAAACTTTGCT from Flavobacterium sp. W4I14 includes these protein-coding regions:
- a CDS encoding PIN domain nuclease of toxin-antitoxin system (product_source=COG3744; cog=COG3744; pfam=PF01850; superfamily=88723), with product MIYLLDTHVFLWTIVDPKKLSEKAISIIENNENTIFISAISLWEISLKYALGKLNLIGLEPNELMRQAKDLGFDLMPVSPESAASHYQLNATWHRDPFDRMLIWQAIQKEITLISKDENISKYQSAGLKVVW
- a CDS encoding dCMP deaminase (product_source=KO:K01493; cath_funfam=3.40.140.10; cog=COG2131; ko=KO:K01493; pfam=PF00383; superfamily=53927) — its product is MADKPSFDSIFMNLATDLAARSHCVRAHVGAVLTKDTRIISIGYNGPPAGTHNCDEEWPEHGCARDSKGSCSLALHAEENAILYASKNGSKIEGCTLYTTLSPCIACARLILSSGIKLVYYSKSYAAYKGLPSDEGVDFLRKFGVEVVLMES
- a CDS encoding GMP synthase (glutamine-hydrolyzing) (product_source=KO:K01951; cath_funfam=3.30.300.10,3.40.50.620,3.40.50.880; cog=COG0518,COG0519; ko=KO:K01951; pfam=PF00117,PF00958,PF02540; superfamily=52317,52402; tigrfam=TIGR00884,TIGR00888) — translated: MQEKIIIVDFGSQFTQLIARRVRELNIYCEIYPYNNLPEVTPDVKGVIFSGSPFSVRQEDAPQIDLSKYHLKFPLLAVCYGAQYIAQHSNGSVQASSTREYGRANLNFVNQENKLFKGINIGSQVWMSHGDTITDIPADFELIASTDSVKVAAYHIKDSDTYAIQFHPEVTHSIDGKILLENFLVDICGCSQDWTSAAFVETTIADIKATVGNDKVVLALSGGVDSSVAAVLLHKAIGTNLHCIFVDNGLLRKNEYESVLEQYKDFGLNIKGVDAKDKFLGQLAGVEDPETKRKIIGRVFIEVFDEESHLIQDVKWLAQGTIYPDIIESVSVKGPSATIKSHHNVGGLPDFMKLKVVEPLKTLFKDEVRRVGTTLGLESFILGRHPFPGPGLGIRIIGEVTPEKVAILQDADKIYIDNLKEAGLYDKVWQAGAIFLPVRSVGVMGDERTYENVIALRAVESLDGMTADWCHLPYPVLAKISNEIINKVKGINRVVYDISSKPPATIEWE
- a CDS encoding FHS family L-fucose permease-like MFS transporter (product_source=KO:K02429; cath_funfam=1.20.1250.20; cog=COG0738; ko=KO:K02429; pfam=PF07690; superfamily=103473; transmembrane_helix_parts=Inside_1_12,TMhelix_13_35,Outside_36_49,TMhelix_50_72,Inside_73_84,TMhelix_85_107,Outside_108_116,TMhelix_117_139,Inside_140_150,TMhelix_151_173,Outside_174_187,TMhelix_188_210,Inside_211_229,TMhelix_230_252,Outside_253_271,TMhelix_272_291,Inside_292_303,TMhelix_304_323,Outside_324_327,TMhelix_328_344,Inside_345_355,TMhelix_356_378,Outside_379_381,TMhelix_382_404,Inside_405_410,TMhelix_411_430,Outside_431_434,TMhelix_435_457,Inside_458_478) is translated as MSSEQTQTKWGQFIPLVTVFFFWGFVAASNDILIPVFKKAFDLSQAESQLVSLAFYIAYTVGALIYNGISVIIGQDIVNKLGYKNSLALGLVISALGTLLFYPAANMHSFPLMLSGLFIVALGFSLQQTVANPLAIALGPIKTGSQRLTLAGGINNFGTTIGPLIVSFAIFGSAANATTNISIESVKIPYLILGVAFIAVAVFLKMSSLPDRPALVEAVVEDTKSIKGSALQYPQLVLGMIAIFVYVGVEVSTASNLPAYMEKDLGFAIKDIAPYISLYWASMMIGRWTGAVEAFTDNISTQKVLRFIAPYLAFGIFLAVNAIAKHDLAPFYVYGLIILVLIAADMASKGNPARMLLIFSAIGITALLIGMFTKGMISVYAITSVGLFCSTLWPCIFTLAVSGLGKHTSQGSSFLIMMIMGGGIISWAQGAVSEFTGIQYSYVVGIICFAYLAFYAWKVAGILRSQGINFDQKISGGH
- a CDS encoding hypothetical protein (product_source=Hypo-rule applied; cath_funfam=3.40.1620.10; superfamily=143120), whose protein sequence is MKTMSVGEFKAHFSEVLEDVKAGIGIAVTYGRKKVVIGYFLPESGKSKTKRKLGPLEGKAKVIFNDDFAMTDEELLGL